One Tubulanus polymorphus chromosome 5, tnTubPoly1.2, whole genome shotgun sequence DNA segment encodes these proteins:
- the LOC141905065 gene encoding sulfotransferase 1B1-like isoform X1, producing the protein MEQKLKNMQKIWPRPMELVYDCPLNVNISNKQLVDEVMNLEYKEDDIIIATYPKSGTTMTQEITWLVMNDGDVETARQENIALRIPFLEYKPLIDCNAYGKKYTSLELFLKQSSPRLGKFHLPWHLGPGRAVEEFSSKLIYVMRNPKDVAVSFFYFAQSFPIPYTGSFSDFLKVFMGPDMGFGNVFDHCLGYWKERHRKNILIIQFKDLVHDHRAQVVKIAKFLQKDLSDEVIDRIVEATSFKVMKENPMVRFFFDEPLAPNAPPFIRKGKTGDWKNHFTAEEAELFDRLIAEKMTSVGIEY; encoded by the exons ATGGAACAAAAGCTTAAAAATATGCAAAAAATATGGCCTCGACCGATGGAACTCGTATACGACTGCCCGTTGAATGTGAATATAAGCAATAAACAACTCGTTGATGAAGTAATGAACTTGGAATATAAAGAGGATGATATAATCATAGCTACGTATCCAAAATCAG GAACAACGATGACACAAGAAATAACGTGGTTAGTGATGAACGATGGAGACGTGGAGACCGCCAGACAAGAAAATATAGCCTTACGAATACCATTTTTAGAGTATAAACCGCTGATTGATTGTAATGCGTACGGTAAAAAGTACACGTCGCTGGAACTGTTCCTGAAACAAAGTTCTCCTCGATTGGGTAAATTCCATTTACCCTGGCATCTAGGCCCGGGTCGTGCTGTAGAGGAATTcagttcaaaattgatttacgtCATGAGAAATCCAAAAGATGTGGCCGTTTCGTTCTTTTATTTCGCGCAGTCCTTCCCAATACCATATACCGGATCGTTTTCCGATTTTCTCAAAGTCTTTATGGGCCCGGATATGGGCTTCggaaatgtatttgatcatTGTTTGGGTTACTGGAAGGAGCGCCATAGAAAGAATATTCTTATCATTCAATTTAAAGATTTAGTTCACGATCACAGAGCACAAGTTGTCAAGATCGCTAAATTTCTCCAGAAAGATCTATCGGATGAAGTCATAGATAGAATCGTAGAAGCGACATCTTTCAAAGTGATGAAAGAGAATCCTATGGTAAGATTTTTCTTTGACGAGCCTTTAGCACCGAATGCTCCACCATTTATTCGCAAAGGAAAAACGGGTGATTGGAAGAACCACTTTACAGCGGAAGAAGCAGAACTTTTTGATCGTCTGATCGCTGAGAAAATGACATCCGTCGGTATAGAATACTAG
- the LOC141905865 gene encoding sulfotransferase 1 family member D1-like — MEQLPTKTLANDLYPRPIEYVNDVPINLEYHSKERINEIMNVEFRSDDIIVATYPKAGTTMTQEITWLVMNNGDVEAAKQEYIAARIPFLEFTPPVSSKISGQDDCTSMNLFLEQNSPRLCKVHLPWNLGPSRAVDEFNAKLIYVMRNPKDTAVSNFYFAQSFELNPYRGSFSDFLKVYLAPDMDYGPIFDHYLGYWNERHRENILILYYEDLVHDHRAQVVKIAKFLQKDLTDEVVDRIVASTRFKSMKENPMTNYAYDGPVRPNATPFMRKGEAGDWKNHFTAEEAELYDRLIAEKLTSVGIKY, encoded by the exons ATGGAGCAGTTGCCAACCAAGACGTTGGCGAATGATCTTTATCCGAGACCAATTGAATATGTCAACGACGTACCTATAAACTTGGAATATCACAGTAAAGAACGTATCAATGAAATTATGAACGTGGAATTCAGATCGGATGATATAATCGTGGCGACCTATCCCAAAGCAG GAACAACGATGACTCAAGAAATAACGTGGCTTGTTATGAATAATGGAGACGTAGAGGCCGCGAAACAAGAATATATAGCTGCGCGAATACCGTTCCTTGAGTTCACTCCACCCGTCAGCAGTAAGATCTCCGGACAAGACGATTGCACATCAATGAACCTGTTTCTAGAGCAAAATTCTCCTCGATTGTGCAAGGTTCATTTACCTTGGAATCTAGGGCCAAGTAGAGCTGTCGATGAATTTAATGCTAAATTAATTTACGTCATGAGAAATCCTAAAGATACAGCCGTATCTAACTTTTATTTCGCGCAGTCCTTTGAGTTAAATCCATACAGAGGTTCATTTTCCGATTTTCTCAAAGTCTACCTGGCCCCAGACATGGATTACGGCCCTATATTCGATCATTATTTGGGTTATTGGAACGAGCGTCATAGAGAAAATATCCTTATTCTATATTACGAAGATTTGGTTCACGATCACAGAGCACAAGTTGTAAAGATCGCTAAATTTCTACAGAAAGATTTAACGGATGAAGTCGTAGATAGAATCGTAGCATCGACCAGATTCAAATCTATGAAAGAGAATCCTATGACTAATTATGCGTATGATGGACCGGTGAGGCCCAATGCCACACCTTTTATGCGCAAAGGTGAAGCGGGTGATTGGAAGAACCACTTTACTGCGGAAGAAGCAGAACTCTATGATCGTCTGATCGCCGAAAAGCTGACATCTGTTGGTAtaaaatactaa
- the LOC141905923 gene encoding sulfotransferase 1B1-like produces the protein MESKFQDHVELWPRPIEIIHGCPLDMDIHSKELIDEIMNLEFREDDVIVATYPKAGTTMTQEITWLVMNNGDVDAASKEYIVARVPFLEYTRLVSSKIYGGNDHKSIDLFKKKSSPRMCKIHLPWNLGAGRAVKEFNSKLIYVMRNPKDNVVSYFHFSQSFFKIPFSGSFTDFLKVYLGPTMGFGNIFDHYLGYWKERHRENVLILYYEDLVHDHRAQVVKIAKFLQKELTDEVIDRIVEATKFKSMKKNPMTNYEFDRPVRPGTTPFMRKGETGDWKNHFSVEEAEIFDNLIAEKLTSVGIEY, from the exons ATGGAATCAAAGTTTCAAGATCATGTAGAACTATGGCCTCGGCCGATTGAAATTATACACGGCTGTCCGTTAGATATGGATATTCACAGCAAAGAACTCATTGATGAGATAATGAACTTAGAATTCAGGGAAGATGATGTAATTGTTGCCACGTATCCCAAAGCAG GGACGACGATGACACAAGAAATAACGTGGCTTGTTATGAATAATGGAGACGTCGATGCTGCCAGTAAAGAATATATTGTAGCCCGAGTACCGTTCCTTGAGTACACTCGTCTAGTCAGCAGTAAAATATATGGAGGAAACGATCACaaatcaattgatttattcaaaaagaaaagttCTCCTCGGATGTGTAAGATACATTTACCTTGGAACCTAGGCGCGGGTCGAGCTGTTAAGGAATTTAACTCCAAATTGATCTATGTCATGAGAAATCCGAAGGATAATGTCGtgtcttattttcatttctcacAATCTTTCTTCAAAATCCCTTTCAGCGGTTCTTTTACCGATTTTCTAAAAGTCTATTTGGGTCCAACGATGGGCTTCggaaatatatttgatcattATTTGGGTTATTGGAAGGAGCGCCATAGAGAAAATGTCCTTATTCTATATTACGAAGATTTGGTTCACGATCACAGAGCACAAGTTGTAAAGATCGCTAAATTTCTCCagaaagaattaactgatgaaGTCATAGATAGAATCGTAGAAGCGACCaaattcaaatctatgaaAAAGAATCCTATGACAaactatgaatttgatagaccTGTTAGACCAGGGACTACACCATTTATGCGCAAAGGTGAAACGGGTGATTGGAAAAACCACTTTTCAGTGGAAGAAGCAGAAATCTTTGATAATCTGATCGCTGAGAAACTGACATCTGTCGGTATAGAATACTAA
- the LOC141905065 gene encoding sulfotransferase 1C1-like isoform X2, producing MEQKLKNMQKIWPRPMELVYDCPLNVNISNKQLVDEVMNLEYKEDDIIIATYPKSGTTMTQEITWLVMNDGDVETARQENIALRIPFLEYKPLIDCNAYGKKYTSLELFLKQSSPRLGKFHLPWHLGPGRAVEEFSSKLIYVMRNPKDVAVSFFYFAQSFPIPYTGSFSDFLKVFMGPDMGFGNVFDHCLGYWKERHRKNILIIQFKDLVHDHRAQVVKIAKFLQKDLSDEVIDRIVEATSFKVMKENPMAIT from the exons ATGGAACAAAAGCTTAAAAATATGCAAAAAATATGGCCTCGACCGATGGAACTCGTATACGACTGCCCGTTGAATGTGAATATAAGCAATAAACAACTCGTTGATGAAGTAATGAACTTGGAATATAAAGAGGATGATATAATCATAGCTACGTATCCAAAATCAG GAACAACGATGACACAAGAAATAACGTGGTTAGTGATGAACGATGGAGACGTGGAGACCGCCAGACAAGAAAATATAGCCTTACGAATACCATTTTTAGAGTATAAACCGCTGATTGATTGTAATGCGTACGGTAAAAAGTACACGTCGCTGGAACTGTTCCTGAAACAAAGTTCTCCTCGATTGGGTAAATTCCATTTACCCTGGCATCTAGGCCCGGGTCGTGCTGTAGAGGAATTcagttcaaaattgatttacgtCATGAGAAATCCAAAAGATGTGGCCGTTTCGTTCTTTTATTTCGCGCAGTCCTTCCCAATACCATATACCGGATCGTTTTCCGATTTTCTCAAAGTCTTTATGGGCCCGGATATGGGCTTCggaaatgtatttgatcatTGTTTGGGTTACTGGAAGGAGCGCCATAGAAAGAATATTCTTATCATTCAATTTAAAGATTTAGTTCACGATCACAGAGCACAAGTTGTCAAGATCGCTAAATTTCTCCAGAAAGATCTATCGGATGAAGTCATAGATAGAATCGTAGAAGCGACATCTTTCAAAGTGATGAAAGAGAATCCTATG GCTATCACGTGA
- the LOC141906070 gene encoding sulfotransferase 1B1-like, with protein MERKLKPWNRVMEFIYGCPLNMNNAGTTMTQEITWLVMNNGDAEAAKREYIAVRIPFLEYTRLIHSKAYGKKYTSLELFLQQSSPRMGKFHLPWYLGPGRAVDKFHSRLIYVMKNPKDTAVSYFYFAQSFPKPYTGPFSDFLKVYLAPDMGNGNIFDHYLGYWKERHRENILILYYEDLVHDHRAQVVKIAKFLQKELTDEVIDRIVEATSFKSMKENPMVQFSFDEPPRPDAPPFFRKGETGDWRNCHAVLACIM; from the coding sequence ATGGAACGAAAATTAAAACCGTGGAATCGAGTGATGGAATTCATATATGGCTGTCCTTTGAATATGAACAACGCAGGAACAACGATGACACAAGAAATAACGTGGTTGGTGATGAATAATGGTGACGCGGAAGCTGCTAAACGGGAATATATCGCGGTACGGATCCCGTTTTTGGAGTACACACGGCTGATTCATAGTAAGGCATATGGTAAAAAGTACACGTCGCTGGAATTGTTCCTGCAACAAAGTTCTCCTCGAATGGGTAAATTCCATTTACCCTGGTATCTAGGCCCCGGTCGTGCTGTAGATAAATTTCATTCTAGATTGATTTACGTCATGAAAAATCCTAAAGATACAGCCGTCTCATACTTTTATTTCGCGCAGTCCTTTCCAAAACCATACACCGGGCCATTCTCCGATTTTCTCAAAGTTTATCTGGCCCCAGACATGGGCAACGGAAATATATTCGATCATTATTTGGGTTATTGGAAGGAGCGCCATAGAGAAAATATCCTCATTCTATACTACGAAGATTTGGTTCACGATCACAGAGCACAAGTTGTAAAGATCGCTAAATTTCTACagaaagaattaactgatgaaGTCATAGATAGAATCGTAGAAGCGACATCTTTCAAATCTATGAAAGAGAATCCTATGGTACAATTTTCATTTGACGAGCCTCCCAGGCCAGACGCACCACCATTTTTTCGCAAAGGTGAAACGGGTGATTGGAGAAACTGTCACGCAGTACTAGCGTGTATTATGTAA